The Euphorbia lathyris chromosome 3, ddEupLath1.1, whole genome shotgun sequence genome contains a region encoding:
- the LOC136223573 gene encoding WAT1-related protein At5g07050-like, whose amino-acid sequence MKNQLGSCLSFLETSKPYFAMISLQFGYAGMNIITKVSLNRGMSHYVLVVYRHAIATAVIAPFALFFERKNQPRITFPIFMQIFVLGLLGPVIDQNFYYAGLKFTSPTFSCAMSNMLPAMTFVMAVIFRMEKLEMKKVRTQAKLAGTAVTVAGAMLMTLYKGPIVDLVWSKSSHSGQSNGSDATANDKDWFKGSILLIFATLAWASLFVLQTKALKTYKNHQLSLTTLVCFMGTIQAIAVTLAMEHKPNAWSIGWDMNLLAAAYAGIVTSSISYYVQGLVIKKKGPVFATAFSPLMMIIVAIMGSFILAEKIFLGGVVGSVLIVIGLYAVLWGKHKEKMEESDDDDEILDPVKEVHSISIIDDIEANQQIEFHKIEANNKLSSMAIVPIPMLDLPIKDSKP is encoded by the exons ATGAAGAACCAATTAGGAAGTTGTCTCAGTTTTCTTGAAACTTCAAAGCCATATTTTGCAATGATTTCATTGCAATTTGGGTATGCTGGAATGAATATTATTACTAAAGTTTCTCTCAATCGCGGTATGAGCCATTATGTTCTTGTTGTTTATCGTCATGCTATTGCTACTGCTGTTATTGCTCCTTTTGCTCTCTTCTTTGAGAG GAAAAACCAGCCCAGGATTACCTTTCCTATTTTCATGCAAATATTTGTCCTTGGCCTTCTTGG ACCGGTGATAGACCAAAACTTCTACTATGCTGGGCTGAAATTTACTTCTCCAACTTTCTCATGTGCAATGAGTAACATGTTACCTGCAATGACATTTGTGATGGCAGTCATATTCAG AATGGAGAAATTAGAGATGAAGAAAGTGAGAACTCAGGCAAAATTGGCAGGGACAGCAGTGACAGTAGCAGGAGcaatgttgatgacattatacAAAGGACCAATTGTAGATTTGGTTTGGTCTAAAAGTTCTCATTCTGGCCAATCCAATGGTTCTGATGCAACTGCTAATGATAAAGATTGGTTCAAAGGCTCTATTCTCCTTATCTTTGCCACACTTGCTTGGGCCTCCTTGTTTGTTTTACAG ACCAAAGCATTGAAGACATACAAGAATCACCAGCTCTCACTGACAACACTAGTCTGCTTCATGGGAACTATACAAGCAATAGCTGTGACTTTAGCTATGGAACACAAACCCAATGCTTGGAGTATTGGATGGGACATGAATCTACTTGCTGCTGCCTATGCT GGAATAGTGACATCAAGCATTTCATACTATGTCCAAGGATTGGTGATTAAGAAAAAAGGACCAGTTTTTGCTACTGCTTTTAGCCCCTTGATGATGATCATTGTTGCTATCATGGGTTCTTTCATCTTGGCTGAAAAGATATTCCTTGGAGG TGTGGTCGGATCAGTGCTGATAGTGATAGGATTATACGCAGTCCTATGGGGAAAGCACAAAGAGAAAATGGAAgagtctgatgatgatgatgaaatacTTGATCCAGTGAAAGAAgtacattcaatttcaataaTTGATGATATTGAAGCTAATCAACAAATTGAATTTCACAAAATTGAAGCAAACAATAAGCTTTCTTCAATGGCAATTGTGCCTATTCCCATGCTTGACCTCCCAATTAAAGACTCCAAACCCTAG